A section of the Cryobacterium soli genome encodes:
- a CDS encoding 4'-phosphopantetheinyl transferase family protein: MPDTPAPVNGLPSTGPPGNARPSGGPSAVDLPHTVVVALGDCADTKAGDHALLAELVARLTGVDAASVTLTQRCPRCGAGDHGPLRVSIAGSTSVAPWVSLARAGGRLALAVTAAGPVGIDLESLADLARAPITDVLLSPAETDALSALSPHVAQAAVAALWTTKEAILKVAGVGLRVDPRDLTVSLDGPATAPGPNATMARRRLVDWPQSPFPPTALHLLPVSSPPGTAATVAIVGACRPELYVMPARVG, from the coding sequence GTGCCCGATACTCCCGCCCCCGTCAACGGCCTGCCGTCGACTGGTCCGCCGGGCAACGCCCGGCCGAGCGGCGGCCCCTCCGCGGTCGATCTGCCGCACACCGTGGTCGTGGCGCTGGGCGACTGCGCGGACACCAAGGCCGGCGACCATGCCCTCCTCGCCGAGCTGGTGGCCCGGTTGACCGGCGTGGACGCCGCATCCGTCACCCTCACCCAACGATGCCCCCGCTGCGGCGCGGGCGACCACGGCCCATTGCGGGTGAGCATCGCGGGCTCCACCTCCGTCGCGCCCTGGGTGAGCCTGGCCCGGGCGGGCGGGCGGCTGGCCCTTGCGGTCACCGCCGCCGGCCCGGTGGGCATCGACCTCGAGTCGCTCGCCGACCTCGCCCGGGCACCGATCACCGACGTTCTGCTGTCCCCAGCCGAAACGGATGCCCTGAGCGCGTTGTCCCCGCACGTCGCCCAAGCAGCAGTGGCCGCACTGTGGACCACGAAAGAGGCGATACTCAAGGTCGCCGGGGTGGGTCTCCGGGTCGACCCCCGTGACCTCACCGTCTCTCTCGACGGGCCCGCCACCGCCCCAGGGCCAAACGCCACGATGGCGCGCCGCCGACTCGTCGACTGGCCTCAGTCTCCGTTTCCCCCGACCGCGCTGCACCTGCTGCCGGTGTCCTCTCCCCCAGGAACCGCGGCGACCGTCGCCATCGTCGGCGCCTGCCGCCCGGAGCTGTACGTGATGCCCGCCCGGGTCGGATAG
- the corA gene encoding magnesium/cobalt transporter CorA has product MALIDDAIYVDGRRVATPETLQDVFEVLKEKDGFAWIGLYRPTDDEVRSVADEFTLHHLAIEDALKGHQRAKIERYSDTLFLVLRPARYIDAEERVEFGELHVFVGPDFVVTIRHAESPDLASVRQRLESTPKLLAFGPQAVLYAILDQVIDEYAPVVAGLENDIDEIEDQLFDGDQAVSRRIYALSREVIEFQRATQPLIGMLESLQEGFEKHNVDVELHRHLRDVLDHTIRVVERGDAFRQLLQNALTVHSTLVAQRQNDETRRLSETGLAQSEEVKKISSWAAILFAPTLVGTIYGMNFTHMPELKWQFGYPFAITLMVAMGFGLYAVFKRKDWL; this is encoded by the coding sequence GTGGCGCTGATTGATGACGCGATCTATGTGGATGGCCGTCGGGTGGCAACCCCGGAAACGTTGCAGGATGTGTTCGAGGTACTCAAAGAGAAGGACGGTTTTGCCTGGATCGGCCTGTACCGGCCGACCGACGACGAGGTGCGGTCGGTCGCGGACGAGTTCACGCTGCACCACCTCGCCATCGAGGACGCGCTCAAGGGCCATCAGCGAGCCAAGATCGAACGCTACTCCGACACCCTGTTCCTGGTGCTGCGTCCGGCCCGCTACATCGACGCAGAGGAGCGGGTGGAGTTCGGCGAGCTGCACGTCTTCGTCGGCCCCGACTTCGTCGTGACCATCCGGCACGCCGAATCGCCCGACCTCGCCTCGGTGCGGCAGCGACTGGAGAGCACGCCCAAGCTCCTCGCCTTCGGCCCGCAGGCGGTGCTGTACGCCATCCTCGACCAGGTGATCGACGAGTACGCGCCGGTCGTGGCCGGCCTCGAGAACGACATCGACGAAATTGAGGACCAGCTCTTCGACGGCGACCAGGCCGTCTCCCGGCGTATCTACGCCCTCTCCCGGGAGGTCATCGAGTTCCAGCGCGCCACTCAGCCGCTGATCGGCATGCTCGAGTCTCTCCAGGAGGGCTTCGAGAAGCACAATGTGGACGTGGAGCTGCATCGGCACCTGCGAGATGTGCTCGACCACACCATCCGGGTCGTCGAACGGGGGGATGCGTTCCGGCAGCTGTTGCAGAACGCGCTCACTGTGCACAGCACCCTCGTGGCCCAGCGACAGAACGACGAGACCCGCCGACTCTCCGAAACGGGTCTGGCGCAGAGCGAAGAGGTGAAGAAAATCTCCAGTTGGGCGGCGATCTTGTTCGCCCCCACACTGGTCGGCACCATCTACGGCATGAATTTCACCCACATGCCCGAGCTAAAATGGCAGTTCGGCTATCCGTTCGCGATCACCTTGATGGTCGCCATGGGGTTCGGGCTCTACGCCGTCTTCAAGCGCAAAGACTGGCTCTAG
- a CDS encoding AAA family ATPase translates to MSSPGSRQATSPDSVSLGDPSLVAGNIAEPTWQRWRDELALVGGHSPLLHFGDSPRSRIELSATHPGGLPQFITGKTTLLSNLIRDELALRNARLAANEITQKGIELRSMRGIESVHLAIGLAQWRHGDVEFTAPVLLRPLAIRRYGRDFELKLKGQPFLNPELARALHDQFQITLDADAFVALAVTNGAFKPQPVIDRLRGLTSHLPWFNVVPRLVASSFADVGRAMAVDAHKLTHPVLDAVAGNPTARRAIEMAYNPVLPIGQDVRPPGTDTLLLDADAEQENVVAQISAGNSLVVKTLPGTGGTQTIVNAIGSLVAQHKRVLVVSARRSSLDGIAHRLVQVGLPGVAVTPRTLRRDLIQSITRNEKAAQPRVGDVDDALVRLRKVLLDYRSALTRKDGALGVSVLDALGELARLAQLPAPPSTTARLDRVALERLAHDRSSAAAILIKAAVLGQFRYGPGDSPWYGASFSSTADAGASHELAKRLSNTDVPRLLERAGHLVGQTRLRPFETVHELGIYLRLLLDIRETLDKFQPAVFDRSLTELIAATSARRDSPEMTSSNRRRLRKLADEYLRPGVHVSDMNESLRRIQQQRTLWQRYAAAGVTPEVPVGINDVHVAFQRVSEDLGKLDVPLGNAGTPRQLVSRPVKELLRTLVGLAAESEVLANLHERTALLATLREHNLDPLMTDLSQRHVSEQNVAAELELAWWQSVLEVMLSGDRALLNANTQVLDRLEADFKLVDEAHASTTGQILAWLLAETWKIGVVDWPEEADQLRRLLRADRATPARINEAAPHLGRVLAPVWLASPYEVAGLDDTMTFDAVLLVDAGATTLAENVGAIRRAKQVVAFGDPVTQTPSGFETGIVEPADVPRPQETNVDALHADSALARLGELLPTLTLTRSYRAGGEDLAELVNHRFYGGRIDSLPWAGSFLGHGSLTLNYVKGGHGMPDVDSGAVESVDAEVAKVVDLVMDHAVKRPRESLMVITASARHAVRVHQAVLAAFAKRTDLSDFILKDRAEPFTVLTLEQAVAQSRDRVIFSIGYGRTPHGRLLSNFGSLGEPGGERLLAIGMTRARRAMDIVSCFRPIDIDADRQRHGILALSQVLTETEARRNEVAVPDAREAMLVDLARRLERKGLTVSLGHRGKLALAASHAGRAVVVETDAVVNRASLRESLRLRPEVLRRLGWHYLRVHSFELFSNPDAVAARVAALAGVVPAEGSGGPAHRA, encoded by the coding sequence GTGTCCTCGCCCGGCTCGCGTCAAGCGACCTCCCCGGACTCGGTGAGCCTGGGGGACCCGTCGCTGGTCGCCGGGAACATCGCCGAACCGACCTGGCAACGCTGGCGGGACGAACTCGCCCTGGTCGGCGGGCACTCTCCACTGCTGCACTTCGGTGACAGCCCCCGCTCCCGCATCGAACTGTCCGCCACCCACCCGGGCGGACTGCCGCAATTCATCACGGGCAAGACCACCTTGCTGTCCAACCTGATCCGCGACGAGCTGGCGCTGCGCAACGCCCGCCTGGCCGCCAACGAGATCACCCAGAAGGGCATCGAACTGCGCTCCATGCGCGGTATCGAGTCGGTGCACCTGGCCATCGGACTGGCCCAGTGGCGACACGGCGACGTGGAGTTCACCGCGCCGGTGCTGCTGCGCCCCCTCGCCATCCGCCGCTACGGCCGCGACTTCGAACTCAAGCTCAAGGGCCAGCCGTTCCTCAACCCCGAACTGGCCAGGGCCCTGCACGATCAGTTCCAGATCACCCTCGACGCCGACGCGTTCGTGGCGCTGGCCGTGACCAACGGCGCGTTCAAGCCGCAACCCGTGATCGACCGGCTGCGCGGCCTCACTTCGCACCTGCCCTGGTTCAACGTGGTGCCCCGCCTGGTGGCGTCCTCCTTCGCCGACGTCGGCCGCGCCATGGCCGTCGACGCGCACAAGCTCACGCATCCGGTGCTCGACGCCGTCGCCGGCAATCCCACTGCCCGCCGCGCCATCGAAATGGCGTACAACCCGGTGCTGCCGATCGGCCAGGACGTGCGCCCGCCCGGTACCGACACGTTGCTGCTGGATGCCGACGCCGAGCAGGAGAACGTCGTTGCGCAGATCAGCGCCGGCAACTCCCTCGTCGTGAAGACCCTGCCCGGCACCGGCGGCACCCAGACCATCGTGAACGCCATCGGCTCGCTCGTCGCGCAGCACAAGCGCGTGCTCGTGGTCAGCGCCCGGCGCTCCAGCCTCGACGGCATCGCGCACCGCCTCGTGCAGGTGGGCCTGCCCGGTGTTGCCGTGACGCCGCGTACGCTCCGCCGCGACCTGATCCAGTCGATCACCCGCAACGAGAAGGCCGCCCAGCCGCGCGTCGGCGACGTCGACGACGCGCTGGTGCGCCTGCGCAAGGTGCTGCTCGACTACCGCTCCGCCCTCACCCGCAAGGACGGCGCCCTCGGCGTCTCGGTGCTCGACGCGCTCGGCGAGCTCGCCCGGCTCGCCCAGTTGCCCGCGCCGCCGTCGACGACTGCCCGGCTCGACCGGGTGGCCCTCGAGCGCCTCGCCCACGACCGGTCCAGTGCCGCCGCGATCCTGATCAAGGCGGCCGTCCTCGGCCAGTTCCGCTACGGCCCGGGCGACTCACCCTGGTACGGCGCCTCCTTCTCCTCCACGGCGGATGCCGGTGCCTCGCACGAGCTCGCCAAGCGGCTCAGCAACACCGACGTGCCCCGGCTGCTCGAGCGCGCCGGCCACCTGGTCGGCCAGACCCGACTGCGCCCGTTCGAAACGGTGCACGAGTTGGGCATCTACCTGCGCCTTCTCCTGGATATCCGCGAAACCCTGGACAAGTTCCAGCCCGCTGTATTCGACCGGTCGCTGACCGAACTCATCGCCGCCACCTCGGCCCGCCGCGACTCGCCGGAGATGACCTCGAGCAACCGTCGCCGGCTGCGCAAACTCGCCGACGAGTACCTGCGGCCCGGCGTGCACGTGAGTGACATGAACGAGAGCCTGCGCCGCATCCAGCAGCAGCGCACCCTCTGGCAGCGCTACGCCGCCGCGGGCGTCACACCCGAGGTTCCCGTGGGCATCAACGATGTGCACGTGGCCTTCCAACGGGTCTCCGAAGACCTCGGCAAGCTCGATGTGCCGCTCGGCAACGCCGGGACTCCGCGCCAGTTGGTCTCCCGTCCGGTGAAGGAGCTGCTGCGCACACTCGTGGGCCTCGCCGCCGAGAGCGAGGTGCTCGCGAACCTGCACGAGCGCACCGCCCTGCTCGCCACCCTGCGCGAGCACAACCTCGACCCGCTGATGACCGACCTGTCCCAGCGGCACGTGTCGGAGCAGAACGTGGCCGCCGAGCTCGAACTCGCCTGGTGGCAGTCGGTGCTCGAGGTCATGCTCAGCGGCGACAGGGCCCTGCTCAACGCCAATACCCAGGTGCTCGACCGGCTCGAGGCCGACTTCAAGCTCGTCGACGAGGCGCATGCCTCCACGACCGGGCAGATCCTGGCCTGGCTGCTCGCCGAGACGTGGAAGATCGGCGTGGTGGACTGGCCAGAGGAGGCCGACCAGCTGCGCCGCCTGCTGCGCGCCGACCGTGCCACCCCTGCCCGCATCAACGAGGCCGCCCCGCACCTGGGTCGCGTGCTCGCGCCGGTCTGGCTCGCCTCGCCGTACGAGGTCGCCGGACTCGACGACACGATGACGTTCGACGCCGTGCTGCTCGTCGACGCCGGCGCTACCACCCTGGCCGAGAACGTCGGCGCGATCCGCCGCGCCAAGCAGGTCGTGGCCTTCGGCGACCCGGTCACCCAGACGCCGTCCGGCTTCGAGACCGGCATCGTGGAACCGGCCGACGTTCCCCGCCCGCAGGAGACCAACGTCGACGCCCTGCACGCCGACTCTGCGCTGGCCCGGCTGGGCGAACTGCTGCCCACCCTCACCCTCACCCGCAGCTACCGGGCCGGCGGCGAGGACCTCGCCGAGCTGGTCAACCACCGGTTCTACGGCGGCCGGATCGACTCGCTGCCCTGGGCGGGCAGCTTCCTCGGCCACGGCAGCCTCACCCTGAATTACGTCAAGGGCGGCCACGGCATGCCCGACGTCGACAGCGGCGCCGTCGAGAGCGTCGATGCCGAGGTCGCGAAGGTTGTCGACCTGGTCATGGACCATGCCGTCAAGCGCCCCCGCGAGTCCCTCATGGTGATCACCGCCAGCGCCCGGCACGCAGTGCGGGTGCACCAGGCCGTGCTCGCCGCGTTCGCCAAGCGCACCGACCTGAGCGACTTCATCCTCAAGGACCGCGCCGAACCGTTCACGGTGCTCACCCTCGAGCAGGCCGTGGCGCAGAGCCGCGATCGGGTGATCTTCTCCATCGGCTACGGCCGCACCCCGCACGGCCGGCTGCTGAGCAATTTCGGTTCGCTCGGCGAACCCGGCGGCGAACGCCTGCTCGCGATCGGCATGACGCGTGCCCGCCGCGCCATGGACATCGTCTCGTGCTTCCGCCCCATCGACATCGACGCCGACCGCCAGCGGCACGGCATCCTGGCCCTGTCGCAGGTGCTCACCGAGACCGAGGCGCGCCGCAACGAGGTCGCGGTGCCGGATGCCCGCGAGGCCATGCTCGTCGACCTCGCCCGCCGCCTGGAACGTAAGGGCCTCACCGTCTCGCTCGGGCACCGTGGCAAGCTCGCGCTGGCCGCCTCGCACGCCGGCCGCGCCGTCGTGGTGGAGACCGACGCCGTGGTCAACAGGGCCAGCCTGCGCGAATCGCTGCGCCTCCGCCCCGAGGTGCTGCGCCGGCTGGGCTGGCACTACCTGCGTGTGCACAGCTTCGAACTCTTCAGCAACCCGGATGCCGTCGCCGCCCGCGTCGCCGCCCTCGCGGGCGTCGTGCCGGCCGAAGGGTCTGGCGGTCCGGCGCACCGTGCCTGA